The Humulus lupulus chromosome 3, drHumLupu1.1, whole genome shotgun sequence genome window below encodes:
- the LOC133820921 gene encoding nudix hydrolase 17, mitochondrial isoform X2: MTCVVSRTGRELQRYNNMGCRQVVGYKNENNGDSSSIDNTSNELEVLVISSQKGQGFMFPKGGWELDESVEEAASRESLEEAGVLGKVERELGKWSFISKSRGTYYEGSMFPLLVNEQLDLWPEKNVRRRIWMTVTEAREVCQHWWMKEALDILVKRLSSPVVQVVEQHDEILMSSSAKEEDIVVACALS; this comes from the exons atgaCTTGTGTGGTTTCTCGGACTGGGAGAGAGTTACAGAGGTATAACAATATGGGCTGCCGTCAAGTTGTAGG ATATAAAAATGAAAACAATGGAGATTCGTCCAGTATTGATAATACGAGCAATGAATTGGAAGTCCTTGTGATCAGTTCACAAAAAGGTCAAGGATTCATGTTTCCCAAG GGTGGTTGGGAGCTTGATGAATCTGTGGAAGAAGCAGCTTCTCGGGAGTCTCTCGAGGAGGCTGGCGTTCTCGGCAAAGTCGAG CGTGAACTGGGGAAGTGGAGTTTCATTAGCAAAAGCCGTGGAACATATTATGAAGGCTCCATGTTTCCTTTGCTTGTGAATGAGCAACTTGATCTCTGGCCTGAGAAAAATGTCCGTCGAAGAATTTGG ATGACTGTAACAGAAGCAAGAGAAGTGTGCCAACATTGGTGGATGAAGGAGGCTTTGGACATTTTGGTGAAAAGGCTTTCCTCTCCAGTAGTACAAGTGGTAGAGCAACATGATGAGATTCTGATGAGTAGTAGTGCTAAGGAGGAAGATATAGTAGTGGCTTGTGCTCTTAGTTAA
- the LOC133820921 gene encoding nudix hydrolase 17, mitochondrial isoform X1: MTCVVSRTGRELQRYNNMGCRQVVGCIPYRYKNENNGDSSSIDNTSNELEVLVISSQKGQGFMFPKGGWELDESVEEAASRESLEEAGVLGKVERELGKWSFISKSRGTYYEGSMFPLLVNEQLDLWPEKNVRRRIWMTVTEAREVCQHWWMKEALDILVKRLSSPVVQVVEQHDEILMSSSAKEEDIVVACALS, from the exons atgaCTTGTGTGGTTTCTCGGACTGGGAGAGAGTTACAGAGGTATAACAATATGGGCTGCCGTCAAGTTGTAGG GTGCATACCTTACAGATATAAAAATGAAAACAATGGAGATTCGTCCAGTATTGATAATACGAGCAATGAATTGGAAGTCCTTGTGATCAGTTCACAAAAAGGTCAAGGATTCATGTTTCCCAAG GGTGGTTGGGAGCTTGATGAATCTGTGGAAGAAGCAGCTTCTCGGGAGTCTCTCGAGGAGGCTGGCGTTCTCGGCAAAGTCGAG CGTGAACTGGGGAAGTGGAGTTTCATTAGCAAAAGCCGTGGAACATATTATGAAGGCTCCATGTTTCCTTTGCTTGTGAATGAGCAACTTGATCTCTGGCCTGAGAAAAATGTCCGTCGAAGAATTTGG ATGACTGTAACAGAAGCAAGAGAAGTGTGCCAACATTGGTGGATGAAGGAGGCTTTGGACATTTTGGTGAAAAGGCTTTCCTCTCCAGTAGTACAAGTGGTAGAGCAACATGATGAGATTCTGATGAGTAGTAGTGCTAAGGAGGAAGATATAGTAGTGGCTTGTGCTCTTAGTTAA